Proteins from one Chitinophaga oryzae genomic window:
- a CDS encoding SusC/RagA family TonB-linked outer membrane protein, with the protein MITRVFMRLTGGGRVLLLLLMTCLAATVSAQVKISGKVTDETGTPLPGITVTLKNSKVGANTTVDGLYSFTANVPAGNYVLAVTGVGFTSQEIPITIGTANITRDVTMGVSVSKLDEIVVTGTSQGTTRRQLGSYISSVKAEDLTKGATGNVLAALQGKTAGAQITQNSGDPSGGISVKLRGISTIGGSTEPLYIVDGVIVDNSSTRVTNADPNYGASTQGGNNFVGNVGQNRMADINPDDIERVEVLNGAAAAAIYGSRANAGVVQIFTKRGSSGAPVINFSTGISINELRKKLDVNRAPTKFGGNPNDSTQNILTPAVVSKFPVQRYDYQDYIFRTGVGTDNNVSIAGGKDKTKYYASASYFYNQGIIKNTDFNRFSFRVNLDQEVTKWLTMNATVNYVYSKSKEKPDGNTFYSPMNSVTILGNYYDIQQRDALGNLMKVGNLGRVNPVSIIEDFRQQQQVGRVIAGLGLKANPIKNLTLDYHVGIDNYYQDGTTFVPPYAYNVSTGFYGGGTSLDPAQNGYASSGTNTSFLINHDANATYNARISDNLESVTQVGYSVQYQRQHYSLQQGRGLPPFVQTADKATTAIPGADQRSEFSISGEYIQQNFKYRNQLFLTGALRVDGSSVFGKNERNQLYTKLSGSYVLSGTDFWAKSSVAKWWTLFKLRAAYGESGNLTGIPPYARYNTYLANAFVGASGFQGQLTYTDPDVRPEKQKELEFGTDMSFLDDRIGLSVNYYRKKVEDLLIDRAVAPTNGYNFMRSNIGSLRNNGIEVVLNAIPVKTKDFSWSLTAIFNRNRNEAIDIGQSLVLLNTVGGAPVAIAAGYPIGFFYGTFYARDANGNILTTPAGIPVTERGTQKAPFDYQAQRDPATGLPLASAPALNKKIGDPNPDWTGTFTTDLQYKKLGLHIQLDAVQGVDVFNADFRTRQGVDNGKIAEQEDLGQLPRGWIAGVYNIQEFRIDDGSFVKLREVSLSYDFGKVFRGLNNLTVSLGGRNLISWDNYKGYDPEVNAAGQSTLLRGIDFGAVPVPRTYNLTVRAKF; encoded by the coding sequence ATGATCACGCGTGTATTTATGCGATTGACAGGAGGTGGCCGTGTGCTGCTTTTACTGTTGATGACCTGCCTGGCAGCCACCGTCAGTGCGCAGGTGAAAATATCCGGTAAGGTAACAGACGAGACCGGAACCCCTTTACCTGGAATTACCGTTACGCTCAAAAACAGTAAAGTCGGCGCCAATACCACCGTAGACGGGCTTTACAGCTTTACAGCCAACGTGCCGGCAGGCAACTATGTGCTCGCCGTCACCGGCGTGGGGTTTACCTCCCAGGAAATACCTATCACGATAGGCACCGCCAATATCACACGGGATGTGACCATGGGTGTATCGGTATCCAAACTGGATGAGATCGTGGTAACCGGTACTTCCCAGGGTACCACCCGCCGCCAGCTGGGCAGCTACATTAGTTCCGTGAAAGCGGAAGACCTGACCAAAGGCGCCACCGGCAACGTGCTGGCCGCTTTGCAGGGTAAAACGGCCGGTGCGCAGATCACCCAGAACTCGGGAGATCCTTCCGGCGGCATCTCTGTAAAACTGAGAGGTATCAGTACTATCGGTGGTTCTACCGAACCATTGTATATCGTAGACGGTGTGATCGTAGATAACTCCTCCACCCGTGTTACCAATGCCGATCCGAACTACGGCGCCAGCACCCAGGGTGGTAATAACTTTGTCGGTAACGTGGGCCAGAACCGTATGGCCGATATCAACCCCGACGATATAGAACGCGTGGAAGTGCTGAATGGCGCCGCTGCCGCCGCTATCTACGGTTCACGCGCCAACGCCGGCGTGGTGCAGATCTTCACCAAAAGAGGCAGCTCCGGCGCTCCGGTGATCAACTTCTCCACCGGTATCTCCATCAACGAGCTACGTAAAAAACTGGATGTCAACCGCGCTCCCACCAAGTTTGGCGGGAATCCGAACGATTCTACCCAGAACATCCTGACACCGGCGGTGGTGAGCAAATTCCCGGTGCAGCGCTACGACTACCAGGACTATATTTTCCGTACAGGGGTAGGTACCGACAACAACGTGTCCATTGCCGGCGGAAAAGACAAGACCAAATACTACGCTTCTGCAAGTTACTTCTATAACCAGGGGATTATCAAGAATACGGATTTCAACCGTTTCAGCTTCCGGGTGAACCTCGACCAGGAGGTGACCAAATGGCTCACCATGAATGCAACCGTCAACTATGTTTATAGTAAGTCCAAGGAAAAACCTGACGGCAACACCTTCTATTCACCGATGAACTCCGTGACCATCCTTGGTAACTATTATGATATACAGCAAAGGGATGCCCTGGGCAACCTGATGAAAGTAGGTAACCTGGGCCGTGTGAACCCGGTGTCCATTATTGAAGACTTTCGTCAGCAACAGCAGGTAGGCCGTGTGATTGCTGGTTTGGGCCTGAAGGCAAACCCGATAAAAAACCTGACGCTGGATTATCATGTAGGTATCGATAACTATTACCAGGATGGTACTACCTTCGTTCCGCCCTACGCCTACAATGTAAGCACCGGCTTCTACGGCGGAGGCACGTCGCTCGATCCCGCGCAGAACGGTTATGCCAGCTCCGGTACCAATACCTCCTTCCTGATCAACCACGATGCGAACGCCACTTACAATGCCCGCATCAGCGACAACCTGGAGTCTGTAACGCAGGTGGGATATTCCGTACAATATCAGCGGCAGCATTATTCGCTGCAGCAGGGACGGGGCTTGCCGCCTTTTGTGCAGACGGCGGATAAAGCCACCACCGCTATTCCCGGAGCAGACCAGCGCTCTGAGTTCTCTATCTCCGGTGAATATATCCAGCAGAACTTCAAATACCGCAACCAGTTGTTCCTGACCGGCGCCCTGCGTGTGGACGGTTCTTCTGTATTCGGTAAAAACGAACGTAACCAGCTTTACACCAAGCTGAGCGGCAGCTATGTGTTGTCCGGTACCGATTTCTGGGCTAAATCTTCCGTAGCGAAGTGGTGGACGCTGTTCAAGCTGCGCGCTGCCTACGGTGAATCCGGCAACCTGACCGGTATTCCTCCTTATGCCCGCTATAATACCTATCTCGCCAATGCGTTTGTAGGCGCCTCCGGGTTCCAGGGACAACTTACTTACACCGATCCTGACGTAAGACCTGAAAAACAGAAAGAGCTGGAGTTTGGTACCGACATGTCTTTCCTGGATGACCGTATCGGGCTGAGCGTGAACTACTACCGTAAAAAAGTGGAAGACCTGCTGATCGACCGGGCAGTGGCGCCAACCAACGGTTACAACTTTATGCGAAGCAACATCGGTTCATTGCGCAATAACGGTATAGAAGTGGTGCTCAATGCCATACCGGTAAAAACGAAGGACTTCTCCTGGAGTTTGACCGCCATCTTCAACCGTAACCGCAACGAAGCGATAGATATAGGGCAGTCGCTCGTGCTGCTGAATACCGTAGGCGGCGCTCCTGTGGCTATCGCCGCCGGTTATCCCATTGGCTTCTTCTACGGCACCTTCTATGCCCGCGACGCCAATGGCAACATCCTTACTACGCCGGCCGGTATTCCCGTTACAGAAAGAGGTACGCAGAAAGCGCCGTTCGACTACCAGGCGCAGCGTGACCCCGCCACCGGGCTGCCGCTGGCATCCGCTCCGGCGCTCAACAAAAAAATCGGTGACCCTAACCCGGACTGGACCGGTACTTTCACCACCGATCTGCAATACAAAAAGCTGGGACTGCATATACAACTGGACGCCGTACAGGGCGTGGATGTTTTCAATGCCGACTTCAGGACCCGCCAGGGTGTTGACAACGGGAAGATTGCCGAGCAGGAAGACCTGGGCCAGCTGCCCAGAGGCTGGATCGCCGGTGTGTATAACATCCAGGAATTCAGGATCGACGACGGCAGCTTCGTGAAACTGCGTGAGGTGTCGCTCAGCTATGATTTCGGAAAGGTGTTCAGAGGACTGAACAACCTGACCGTAAGCCTGGGAGGCCGTAACCTCATCTCATGGGACAACTACAAGGGATACGACCCTGAAGTGAATGCCGCCGGACAAAGCACGCTTTTAAGGGGTATTGACTTCGGCGCCGTACCTGTTCCGCGCACGTATAACCTGACCGTCCGCGCTAAATTCTAA
- a CDS encoding RagB/SusD family nutrient uptake outer membrane protein has translation MKRTTFYTYMTMATFLLSAAACKKDYQDPSGPSQEQAFSTPQAITNTAVGLQANFVKDRTGLIYTTITAGSLLSGETFVTNPGNADEGQLGTGGNTVLNNNVIVTGMWGYTNKILFDAENVLRATNTVVTDKGYASGLIAYTSIFKALALGVQANFWEQVPDTIAKPDDITNDVHFIPAKQGYLRAVRTLDNALNTIAATPISASITPFLPKGINVVNTLYALKARYALYAGDYAAALDAANKVDLSKAGVSTFNFNPQVANPMFTLVASTSNIYQVVDSTMGLPVALQPSLIDGRIPFYITRPPTGLRFVVSGFFKSNIESIPVFLPGEITLIKAECYARTNKLAEGLVELNKIVTKKPADDPFGIGANLPPVAVATIPDLLTQIYKHRRIEMFMSGQEIEDQRRFARPTTERKRNYFPYPFVERNDNPNTPADPTF, from the coding sequence ATGAAAAGAACTACTTTCTATACATACATGACGATGGCCACGTTCCTGTTGTCTGCGGCGGCCTGTAAAAAAGATTACCAGGACCCTTCCGGGCCCTCTCAGGAGCAGGCTTTCAGCACACCACAAGCCATTACCAATACGGCAGTAGGGTTACAGGCCAATTTCGTTAAGGACCGTACCGGGCTCATTTATACCACCATCACCGCCGGCAGCCTGCTGAGCGGGGAAACGTTTGTCACCAATCCGGGTAATGCCGATGAAGGACAACTGGGTACCGGTGGCAATACAGTGTTGAACAACAATGTGATCGTGACCGGTATGTGGGGATACACGAACAAGATTCTCTTCGACGCGGAAAACGTTCTGCGTGCCACCAATACCGTGGTGACCGACAAAGGTTACGCCAGCGGCCTGATAGCCTATACTTCCATTTTCAAAGCATTGGCGCTGGGCGTCCAGGCTAATTTCTGGGAGCAGGTGCCTGATACCATTGCCAAACCGGATGACATTACCAACGATGTACATTTTATCCCCGCTAAACAAGGCTATTTACGCGCAGTACGTACGCTTGACAACGCACTGAATACCATTGCCGCCACGCCGATCAGTGCTTCGATTACGCCGTTCCTGCCCAAAGGGATTAATGTAGTCAATACGCTGTATGCCCTCAAAGCCCGTTATGCATTATATGCCGGCGACTATGCCGCTGCGCTGGATGCCGCCAATAAGGTAGATCTTAGCAAGGCAGGTGTCAGCACTTTTAACTTCAATCCCCAGGTGGCCAACCCGATGTTTACACTGGTGGCTTCCACCAGTAATATCTATCAGGTAGTGGATTCCACGATGGGGCTGCCGGTGGCGCTGCAACCCTCGCTCATAGATGGGCGGATACCTTTCTATATCACAAGGCCGCCTACCGGTTTAAGATTTGTTGTGAGCGGATTCTTTAAATCCAATATCGAGTCCATCCCTGTGTTTCTGCCGGGAGAAATTACGCTGATAAAAGCGGAATGTTATGCCCGTACCAATAAACTGGCGGAAGGGCTGGTGGAGCTGAACAAGATAGTGACCAAAAAGCCTGCGGACGATCCCTTTGGCATAGGCGCCAACCTGCCTCCGGTGGCTGTGGCTACCATCCCCGACCTGCTGACGCAGATTTATAAGCACCGCCGCATCGAGATGTTTATGTCCGGGCAGGAGATAGAAGACCAGCGCCGTTTTGCCCGTCCTACGACCGAAAGGAAACGGAATTATTTCCCTTATCCTTTTGTGGAAAGGAATGACAATCCGAATACACCGGCCGATCCAACTTTTTAA
- a CDS encoding rhomboid family protein: MTEIGVVALVTVILNLVVSYKGFKDTGFYYKYAFIVDEILVHKEYYRLISSGFLHVGWTHLLFNMISLCFFSADVEAVLGIKNFVIIYLSSLVGGNLLSLFIHRQHGDYSAVGASGAVCGIIFACIALFPGMEIGFFGIPLYIPAWIYGVLYMLFTIFRIRNNDDNIGHEAHLGGAFIGLLFAACLEPQAVKQHYLPVLAVVLPCVVFMYLLVRKPHMVLTGNTPGPQRYLNVEDRYNQQKAAQQQEIDAILDKIHRKGINSLSAEEKRKLQDYSER, translated from the coding sequence ATGACAGAAATCGGCGTTGTTGCCCTCGTGACCGTTATCCTGAACCTTGTAGTCTCTTACAAGGGATTTAAAGACACTGGTTTTTATTACAAATACGCTTTTATCGTGGACGAAATACTGGTCCACAAAGAATACTACCGGCTGATTTCTTCCGGCTTCCTGCATGTGGGATGGACCCACCTGCTTTTTAACATGATATCACTCTGCTTCTTCAGTGCGGACGTAGAAGCGGTACTGGGGATTAAAAACTTCGTCATCATCTATCTGAGCAGCCTGGTGGGAGGCAACCTGTTATCCCTGTTCATCCACCGGCAGCATGGCGACTACAGCGCGGTCGGCGCTTCCGGCGCCGTATGCGGTATCATCTTCGCCTGCATAGCCCTGTTTCCCGGCATGGAGATAGGCTTCTTCGGTATCCCGTTGTACATACCCGCATGGATATACGGTGTGTTGTATATGTTGTTTACCATTTTCCGGATCAGGAATAATGATGACAACATCGGGCATGAAGCGCATCTCGGTGGCGCTTTTATCGGGTTGCTCTTTGCCGCGTGCCTCGAGCCGCAGGCCGTAAAGCAGCATTACCTGCCGGTGCTGGCGGTGGTACTGCCCTGCGTCGTGTTTATGTACCTGCTGGTCCGGAAACCACATATGGTGCTGACCGGAAACACGCCCGGTCCGCAACGCTACCTGAATGTGGAAGACCGCTACAATCAGCAGAAGGCAGCGCAGCAACAGGAAATAGATGCCATACTGGACAAAATTCACCGGAAAGGTATCAATAGCCTGTCGGCCGAAGAGAAACGGAAACTGCAAGATTATTCAGAACGCTGA
- a CDS encoding sensor histidine kinase translates to MKAFLTSKNINIALHALIWGILLLLPYIVSSPENQYSIGPMPGAFFTIAGVIHMGLFYANAFYLCPRLLNRRFWWLYIPAALLLLFVSFQLKYYAMAAWFPELLRNKAAYGVVFGPSTAVLVVSLLYRKILDRIYEERRQKEKQAEQLATELKFLRSQISPHFLFNVLTNMVSLARKKSDQLETSLIMLSELMRYMLYNTGGKVSLQKEVTYLNSYIALQQLRFGSDVDIRSDMPDPASLEHYMIEPMLLIPFVENAFKHGTGVDRPVIHIQLSVQGDVLTFTVENHVDPVQDNSKDDSSGIGLSNVTSRLELLYRRHYTLTVNTDNDQFLAHLTLKLI, encoded by the coding sequence ATGAAAGCGTTCCTGACATCCAAAAATATCAATATAGCACTACATGCGCTGATCTGGGGCATACTGCTGTTATTGCCTTACATAGTATCATCACCCGAAAACCAATACAGTATAGGCCCTATGCCCGGTGCGTTTTTTACCATCGCCGGCGTGATCCATATGGGCCTTTTTTATGCCAATGCTTTTTACCTGTGTCCGCGGTTGCTCAACCGCCGTTTCTGGTGGTTGTATATTCCTGCCGCTTTGTTGCTGCTGTTTGTTTCTTTTCAGTTGAAGTATTATGCCATGGCGGCGTGGTTTCCGGAGCTGCTGCGGAACAAGGCCGCTTATGGCGTCGTTTTCGGACCTTCTACGGCCGTGCTGGTAGTCAGCCTGCTGTACCGGAAAATACTGGACCGCATATACGAAGAACGCCGTCAGAAAGAAAAACAGGCCGAGCAATTAGCTACCGAGCTGAAGTTTCTCCGGTCGCAGATCAGCCCGCATTTTTTGTTCAACGTGCTCACCAATATGGTGTCGCTGGCCCGGAAGAAGTCGGACCAGCTGGAGACTTCCCTCATTATGCTGTCGGAACTGATGCGTTATATGTTGTATAATACCGGTGGCAAGGTGTCTTTGCAGAAAGAAGTAACGTACCTCAACAGTTACATCGCCCTGCAGCAGCTGCGTTTCGGCAGTGATGTGGATATCCGCAGCGATATGCCCGATCCGGCGTCCCTGGAGCATTACATGATAGAGCCTATGTTGCTGATCCCTTTCGTGGAAAATGCTTTTAAGCACGGTACGGGAGTAGATAGGCCGGTTATTCACATACAGCTGTCTGTTCAGGGAGATGTGCTTACCTTTACGGTGGAGAACCATGTCGACCCGGTACAGGACAACAGCAAGGACGACAGCTCCGGCATCGGGCTGTCCAATGTCACTTCCAGACTGGAACTATTATATCGCCGTCATTATACGCTGACCGTTAACACGGATAATGACCAGTTTCTTGCACACCTAACGCTGAAGCTTATATGA
- a CDS encoding LytR/AlgR family response regulator transcription factor produces the protein MIRCIAVDDEQLVRELLEDSIRQVPFLQLVATCKNAMEAMEVMQREQVDLMFLDIQMPRLSGLQLLQSLQRPPLVVLVTAYEQYALEGYNLQVVDYLLKPFSFERFLKACQRAADLFRLQQPATPARAITDFFVNVEYVQVKIVVADIEYIEGLKDYIKIHLSSVSRPVLTRMTMKAVTEKLPADDFVRTHKSYLVAVKKITAVKRDLVCIGEKEIPVSDFFKENVNRLVQGPAH, from the coding sequence ATGATACGTTGCATTGCAGTAGACGACGAACAGTTGGTACGTGAATTACTGGAAGACAGTATCCGGCAGGTACCTTTTCTGCAGCTGGTGGCTACCTGTAAAAATGCCATGGAAGCGATGGAAGTAATGCAGCGCGAACAGGTAGATCTGATGTTTCTCGACATACAGATGCCGCGCCTCAGCGGGCTGCAGTTATTGCAATCGTTGCAGCGGCCGCCCCTTGTGGTCCTGGTGACTGCCTACGAGCAATATGCGCTGGAAGGTTATAATCTCCAGGTGGTAGATTACCTGCTGAAACCCTTTAGCTTTGAACGTTTCCTGAAGGCCTGCCAGCGGGCTGCCGATCTGTTCCGGCTGCAACAGCCGGCAACGCCTGCCCGTGCCATCACCGACTTTTTCGTGAACGTGGAATATGTGCAGGTCAAAATTGTAGTGGCCGATATTGAATACATCGAAGGACTGAAAGATTACATCAAAATACACCTCTCTTCCGTGTCCAGACCGGTGCTCACCCGCATGACCATGAAAGCCGTCACGGAGAAGCTACCTGCGGATGATTTTGTACGCACGCATAAATCCTACCTGGTAGCGGTGAAGAAGATCACCGCCGTTAAACGCGATCTTGTTTGTATCGGGGAGAAGGAAATACCTGTCAGCGATTTCTTCAAAGAGAATGTCAACCGGCTGGTGCAGGGCCCTGCACACTGA